Proteins found in one Thunnus maccoyii chromosome 5, fThuMac1.1, whole genome shotgun sequence genomic segment:
- the LOC121897964 gene encoding uncharacterized protein LOC121897964 isoform X2, translating into MKTKACWLPKPENSCEGVRPFQRRWAFNPTSGLCEDFLYCTGNSSNSFPSFNACRDQCMLGACCLRKPSLPTGHQHHSHHGYNISSGDSTLGQYDHYNLEDETLYGNIDFNLTELEDLKENLKRDQEKTIADCYEDPDFTYTCDYLTLMQCQALVKDQAGEAQVVSFSPGLKCSDVRCGGGCGCFSQRKLWRYGERFRQGCEKCICTHSGRIDCVCRHLTQRKEIRDLTLRERSLYQKAVRKLYARPAVWKGFALLRAEFSPQTGDHAFFLPWHRYFLRLVERELQSLSSCKLGIPYFEWTVDSGSMQSSAAWEAGLFGGDGKAGSGCVQYHPFQGRTSRFHWSPCLRRSFNSSVWLPDAVTLQRTLNQADFQLFSQSLQTFSGLFRLWVGGLMASPLAAYDPLYLSHMAFMDKLWAQWQEKHQYGSDRQTSKEDPARQRHMKMKPFDVTPDDVISSDKQMCVIYVPITIGAPCNMTSLQTHLKGSLKYQKHSFTKTNSHHCGFVSRGFDSNGFDQDGYDREGYDQSGWDRLGFGKDGFNRDFIDRDGYDVSGFNRYGFNRSNVTWFGMRWDGMFKKDKKEHEETGGEDKSDQKALRDKIMSELFSDKGYSIYGFDPFSLDRGGFDAFGFRTDGYDKDGCNWFFNGPHYLRFYFHTQQQLMSSSDQALDRITRICPPITSLPQHWAIQDWMIYNPDESSASNGQPEQDWVEQNKQESDDTIMAATQNRSTTWLPITPDHRFCFKLHWFSGCPLGSAPITCPELCHQARCHGYPEAVCHMHNCGSCFTEWRDPATGNHVICHGW; encoded by the exons ATGAAAACCAAG GCATGTTGGTTACCCAAACCAGAGAACAGCTGTGAAGGGGTGCGGCCATTTCAACGCCGCTGGGCCTTTAATCCCACTTCTGGCCTCTGTGAGGACTTCCTCTACTGCACtggaaacagcagcaacagcttcCCTTCCTTTAATGCCTGTAGGGACCAGTGCATGTTGGGAGCATGCTGCCTCCGCAAACCAAGTCTTCCCACTGGCCACCAGCATCACAGTCACCATGGATACAACATCTCCTCTGGGGACAGCACTCTTGGGCAGTACGATCATTACAATTTGGAGGATGAAACATTGTATGGCAATATAGACTTTAACCTTACTGAATTGGAAGATCTAAAAGAAAACCTAAAGAGAgatcaagaaaaaacaatagCAGACTGTTATGAGGATCCGGATTTCACTTACACCTGCGATTACCTCACTCTAATGCAGTGTCAAGCTCTGGTGAAGGACCAAGCTGGAGAGGCACAGGTAGTGAGCTTTTCCCCTGGATTAAAGTGCTCTGACGTGAGATGTGGTGGAGGCTGTGGATGCTTCTCTCAACGCAAACTCTGGAGATATGGAGAAAGGTTCAGGCAAGGCTGTGAGAAGTGCATATGCACTCACAGTGGCAGAATTGACTGCGTGTGCAGGCACCTCACCCAGCGTAAAGAGATTAGAGACCTcacactgagagagaggagTTTGTACCAAAAGGCTGTCAGGAAACTCTACGCCAGGCCAG CTGTGTGGAAGGGCTTTGCACTCCTGAGAGCTGAGTTTTCTCCTCAAACGGGTGATCACGCCTTCTTCCTCCCCTGGCACCGCTACTTCCTGCGATTAGTGGAGCGTGAGCTGCAGTCGTTGTCATCATGCAAACTGGGAATTCCATATTTTGAGTGGACAGTGGACTCTGGGTCAATGCAGTCCTCAGCTGCCTGGGAGGCTGGATTGTTTGGAGGAGATGGCAAGGCCGGCTCTGGCTGTGTCCAATATCACCCTTTCCAGGGCAGGACATCTCGTTTCCACTGGTCCCCTTGTCTCAGACGGAGTTTCAACTCCTCG GTTTGGCTGCCAGATGCAGTGACCCTACAGAGGACTTTGAACCAGGCAGACTTCCAATTGTTCTCCCAGTCTCTGCAAACCTTCTCTGGGCTCTTTAGACTGTGGGTGGGTGGCCTCATGGCTTCACCTTTGGCTGCTTATGACCCTCTATATTTGTCACACATGGCATTCATGGACAAGCTGTGGGCACAGTGGCAAGAGAAACATCAGTATGGATCAGACAGACAAACTTCTAAAGAAGACCCTGCTAGACAGAGGCATATGAAGATGAAGCCTTTTGATGTTACCCCTGATGATGTGATTTCCTCCGACAAGCAGATGTGTGTTATATATGTGCCCATAACCATCGGTGCACCTTGTAATATGACATCATTACAAACACACCTAAAAGGAAGTCTGAAATATCAGAAGCATAGCTTTACCAAGACCAATTCACATCACTGTGGTTTTGTCAGCAGAGGCTTTGACAGCAATGGTTTTGACCAGGATGGGTATGACCGTGAGGGCTACGATCAGAGCGGTTGGGACAGGTTGGGCTTCGGCAAAGATGGCTTTAATCGTGACTTCATAGATAGGGATGGATATGATGTATCTGGTTTCAATCGCTATGGGTTCAACCGTTCTAATGTCACATGGTTTGGCATGCGTTGGGATGGGATGTTtaagaaagacaagaaagagcatgaagagacaggtggagaggaTAAGAGTGATCAAAAGGCACTCAGAGACAAGATCATGTCTGAGCTCTTCAGTGACAAAGGCTACAGCATCTATGGGTTTGATCCATTTAGCTTGGATCGGGGCGGGTTTGATGCATTTGGCTTTCGAACAGATGGTTATGACAAGGACGGTTGCAACTGGTTCTTCAATGGACCACACTACCTGCGGTTTTACTTCCACACCCAGCAACAATTGATGTCATCCAGTGACCAAGCTCTTGACCGCATCACCCGTATCTGCCCTCCAATCACCTCGCTTCCCCAGCACTGGGCCATACAGGACTGGATGATTTATAATCCGGATGAAAGCAGTGCTTCGAATGGTCAACCAGAGCAGGATTGGGTGGAACAAAATAAGCAAGAAAGTGATGATACTATTATGGCAGCCACTCAAAATAGGAGCACCACATGGCTTCCAATCACACCAGATCACAG GTTTTGTTTCAAGCTCCACTGGTTCAGCGGCTGTCCCCTTGGCTCTGCGCCTATCACCTGCCCTGAACTCTGCCATCAGGCTCGTTGCCATGGTTACCCTGAGGCTGTCTGCCATATGCACAATTGCGGTTCATGTTTCACAGAGTGGCGGGATCCAGCTACTGGAAACCATGTAATATGTCATGGCTGGTAA
- the LOC121897964 gene encoding uncharacterized protein LOC121897964 isoform X1: MVVPLPDPCLSSPCQNGGVCFVLTLDPAGFHCSCPPNTKGPVCHRELRQVSRTFQMLEACWLPKPENSCEGVRPFQRRWAFNPTSGLCEDFLYCTGNSSNSFPSFNACRDQCMLGACCLRKPSLPTGHQHHSHHGYNISSGDSTLGQYDHYNLEDETLYGNIDFNLTELEDLKENLKRDQEKTIADCYEDPDFTYTCDYLTLMQCQALVKDQAGEAQVVSFSPGLKCSDVRCGGGCGCFSQRKLWRYGERFRQGCEKCICTHSGRIDCVCRHLTQRKEIRDLTLRERSLYQKAVRKLYARPAVWKGFALLRAEFSPQTGDHAFFLPWHRYFLRLVERELQSLSSCKLGIPYFEWTVDSGSMQSSAAWEAGLFGGDGKAGSGCVQYHPFQGRTSRFHWSPCLRRSFNSSVWLPDAVTLQRTLNQADFQLFSQSLQTFSGLFRLWVGGLMASPLAAYDPLYLSHMAFMDKLWAQWQEKHQYGSDRQTSKEDPARQRHMKMKPFDVTPDDVISSDKQMCVIYVPITIGAPCNMTSLQTHLKGSLKYQKHSFTKTNSHHCGFVSRGFDSNGFDQDGYDREGYDQSGWDRLGFGKDGFNRDFIDRDGYDVSGFNRYGFNRSNVTWFGMRWDGMFKKDKKEHEETGGEDKSDQKALRDKIMSELFSDKGYSIYGFDPFSLDRGGFDAFGFRTDGYDKDGCNWFFNGPHYLRFYFHTQQQLMSSSDQALDRITRICPPITSLPQHWAIQDWMIYNPDESSASNGQPEQDWVEQNKQESDDTIMAATQNRSTTWLPITPDHRFCFKLHWFSGCPLGSAPITCPELCHQARCHGYPEAVCHMHNCGSCFTEWRDPATGNHVICHGW; the protein is encoded by the exons ATGGTCGTCCCTCTCCCAGACCCCTGTCTGTCTAGCCCCTGTCAAAACGGAGGCGTATGTTTCGTCTTGACCCTTGACCCTGCGGGGTTTCACTGTTCCTGCCCCCCCAACACCAAAGGACCAGTTTGTCACAGAGAGCTGAGACAG GTCTCCAGAACTTTTCAAATGCTTGAG GCATGTTGGTTACCCAAACCAGAGAACAGCTGTGAAGGGGTGCGGCCATTTCAACGCCGCTGGGCCTTTAATCCCACTTCTGGCCTCTGTGAGGACTTCCTCTACTGCACtggaaacagcagcaacagcttcCCTTCCTTTAATGCCTGTAGGGACCAGTGCATGTTGGGAGCATGCTGCCTCCGCAAACCAAGTCTTCCCACTGGCCACCAGCATCACAGTCACCATGGATACAACATCTCCTCTGGGGACAGCACTCTTGGGCAGTACGATCATTACAATTTGGAGGATGAAACATTGTATGGCAATATAGACTTTAACCTTACTGAATTGGAAGATCTAAAAGAAAACCTAAAGAGAgatcaagaaaaaacaatagCAGACTGTTATGAGGATCCGGATTTCACTTACACCTGCGATTACCTCACTCTAATGCAGTGTCAAGCTCTGGTGAAGGACCAAGCTGGAGAGGCACAGGTAGTGAGCTTTTCCCCTGGATTAAAGTGCTCTGACGTGAGATGTGGTGGAGGCTGTGGATGCTTCTCTCAACGCAAACTCTGGAGATATGGAGAAAGGTTCAGGCAAGGCTGTGAGAAGTGCATATGCACTCACAGTGGCAGAATTGACTGCGTGTGCAGGCACCTCACCCAGCGTAAAGAGATTAGAGACCTcacactgagagagaggagTTTGTACCAAAAGGCTGTCAGGAAACTCTACGCCAGGCCAG CTGTGTGGAAGGGCTTTGCACTCCTGAGAGCTGAGTTTTCTCCTCAAACGGGTGATCACGCCTTCTTCCTCCCCTGGCACCGCTACTTCCTGCGATTAGTGGAGCGTGAGCTGCAGTCGTTGTCATCATGCAAACTGGGAATTCCATATTTTGAGTGGACAGTGGACTCTGGGTCAATGCAGTCCTCAGCTGCCTGGGAGGCTGGATTGTTTGGAGGAGATGGCAAGGCCGGCTCTGGCTGTGTCCAATATCACCCTTTCCAGGGCAGGACATCTCGTTTCCACTGGTCCCCTTGTCTCAGACGGAGTTTCAACTCCTCG GTTTGGCTGCCAGATGCAGTGACCCTACAGAGGACTTTGAACCAGGCAGACTTCCAATTGTTCTCCCAGTCTCTGCAAACCTTCTCTGGGCTCTTTAGACTGTGGGTGGGTGGCCTCATGGCTTCACCTTTGGCTGCTTATGACCCTCTATATTTGTCACACATGGCATTCATGGACAAGCTGTGGGCACAGTGGCAAGAGAAACATCAGTATGGATCAGACAGACAAACTTCTAAAGAAGACCCTGCTAGACAGAGGCATATGAAGATGAAGCCTTTTGATGTTACCCCTGATGATGTGATTTCCTCCGACAAGCAGATGTGTGTTATATATGTGCCCATAACCATCGGTGCACCTTGTAATATGACATCATTACAAACACACCTAAAAGGAAGTCTGAAATATCAGAAGCATAGCTTTACCAAGACCAATTCACATCACTGTGGTTTTGTCAGCAGAGGCTTTGACAGCAATGGTTTTGACCAGGATGGGTATGACCGTGAGGGCTACGATCAGAGCGGTTGGGACAGGTTGGGCTTCGGCAAAGATGGCTTTAATCGTGACTTCATAGATAGGGATGGATATGATGTATCTGGTTTCAATCGCTATGGGTTCAACCGTTCTAATGTCACATGGTTTGGCATGCGTTGGGATGGGATGTTtaagaaagacaagaaagagcatgaagagacaggtggagaggaTAAGAGTGATCAAAAGGCACTCAGAGACAAGATCATGTCTGAGCTCTTCAGTGACAAAGGCTACAGCATCTATGGGTTTGATCCATTTAGCTTGGATCGGGGCGGGTTTGATGCATTTGGCTTTCGAACAGATGGTTATGACAAGGACGGTTGCAACTGGTTCTTCAATGGACCACACTACCTGCGGTTTTACTTCCACACCCAGCAACAATTGATGTCATCCAGTGACCAAGCTCTTGACCGCATCACCCGTATCTGCCCTCCAATCACCTCGCTTCCCCAGCACTGGGCCATACAGGACTGGATGATTTATAATCCGGATGAAAGCAGTGCTTCGAATGGTCAACCAGAGCAGGATTGGGTGGAACAAAATAAGCAAGAAAGTGATGATACTATTATGGCAGCCACTCAAAATAGGAGCACCACATGGCTTCCAATCACACCAGATCACAG GTTTTGTTTCAAGCTCCACTGGTTCAGCGGCTGTCCCCTTGGCTCTGCGCCTATCACCTGCCCTGAACTCTGCCATCAGGCTCGTTGCCATGGTTACCCTGAGGCTGTCTGCCATATGCACAATTGCGGTTCATGTTTCACAGAGTGGCGGGATCCAGCTACTGGAAACCATGTAATATGTCATGGCTGGTAA